A stretch of the TM7 phylum sp. oral taxon 349 genome encodes the following:
- a CDS encoding HAMP domain-containing histidine kinase, with product MKRLTLFPKTFLASISMLAAMIIIAHGLIYLLMPAVYLQQKQQTAESQIVDLSRQLRGQSADTMRQTARSFALRHNVTITLTIDGRDETFQGFQAVNIIAEQPVDTSLVTIAGEHIDPASIIIRTTTVRGSAGIVSVKLLADVESVNQAKATTLRILPYTMTASLLVALIFSYCYSQFITRPIRRIAKVTTAMQQLQPDAHYTGKGQDEIAVLGNNVNRLYDNLRRTIQSLERENAHITRLEKEKIAFLHAASHELKTPLASLRIMLENIQLGVTPAAEREQQLAESLATVDRLAAMVQDTLRTSQTAEQAVARQKTLRVDQLVEYVINDYQLLASTRKLVFAADLTPLKVRANPDMLQRVLSNVISNAVRYSNRGSTISVRIHHNVLSVTNQCKPLSTRECTRVFEPFYRLRQSRGKTNKIGSGIGLYTVKLLLDARGWSYQFTPVKDGVRFIIDFSTERQTTIANHRTTHTSKP from the coding sequence ATGAAGCGCCTAACGTTATTTCCTAAAACATTCCTAGCGTCAATCAGCATGCTCGCAGCGATGATTATCATAGCACACGGGTTAATTTATTTATTAATGCCAGCAGTCTATTTACAGCAAAAACAGCAGACGGCTGAATCCCAGATAGTCGATTTAAGCCGCCAATTACGCGGACAATCAGCTGATACTATGCGACAAACTGCCCGTAGCTTTGCGCTACGTCATAACGTCACCATCACACTAACGATCGACGGACGAGACGAGACATTTCAGGGGTTTCAAGCAGTTAATATCATCGCTGAGCAGCCAGTTGACACAAGCCTCGTGACAATTGCTGGCGAGCATATTGATCCGGCGTCAATCATCATTAGAACGACGACAGTGCGCGGATCGGCGGGCATAGTGAGCGTCAAGCTCCTCGCCGATGTCGAGTCTGTTAACCAAGCAAAAGCAACAACGCTGCGGATTTTGCCATATACGATGACAGCATCTCTGCTCGTGGCGCTTATCTTCTCTTACTGCTACAGCCAGTTTATTACGCGCCCTATCCGCCGCATAGCAAAGGTTACCACAGCAATGCAGCAGCTGCAGCCCGACGCGCATTACACAGGTAAGGGTCAAGACGAAATCGCCGTACTAGGAAACAACGTCAACCGGCTATATGATAATTTGCGCCGCACTATTCAGTCGCTGGAACGTGAAAACGCGCATATTACGCGCCTCGAAAAAGAAAAAATAGCCTTTTTGCACGCCGCTTCGCACGAGCTCAAGACGCCGCTTGCGAGCCTGCGAATTATGCTCGAAAATATACAGCTCGGCGTTACACCAGCGGCAGAGCGAGAGCAGCAATTAGCTGAATCGCTCGCAACAGTCGACCGACTGGCCGCTATGGTACAAGATACGCTACGTACTAGCCAAACCGCCGAGCAAGCAGTCGCGCGCCAAAAAACGTTGAGAGTTGACCAGCTCGTAGAGTATGTTATCAACGACTACCAATTGCTAGCGTCAACACGGAAGCTGGTCTTTGCAGCAGATCTTACGCCGCTTAAAGTCCGCGCTAATCCTGACATGCTTCAGCGCGTCTTGTCAAACGTAATCTCAAACGCCGTGCGCTACAGTAATCGCGGCAGCACGATTAGCGTGCGCATTCATCATAACGTACTCTCTGTTACAAATCAGTGCAAACCGCTCAGTACGCGCGAGTGCACCCGCGTATTTGAACCATTCTACCGCTTACGACAAAGCAGGGGAAAAACGAATAAAATTGGCAGCGGCATTGGTCTTTACACTGTAAAGTTACTCCTTGACGCACGCGGCTGGTCGTATCAATTTACACCAGTCAAAGATGGCGTGCGCTTTATAATCGACTTTAGTACTGAACGCCAGACTACCATAGCCAACCACCGTACCACTCACACCAGCAAACCATAA
- a CDS encoding ABC transporter permease: MAMLTRAWTAVVRRLTRSLIILAVIALIFTLLMSTVAVRQTMTNLRLNVERNIRAGFSLSGTKGEGLPIKDADTVRRLAEIGARNYQVQTTARPNGLTLIDGGIQLSNEADAAAGVTGTTDSQSLSQFTGRLYQLEQGKHISENTRQAALVHTAFAQKNGLKLGNRIQLQQGDRQVDLTITGIFSGKTDKPGPLPSDQAENQIITSLAAAQQLSGSKQLTRATYFSSNPRALPDLVRRVKTLPLEWSKLELTDNAASFANVINSIASIEHILAIGTLGISLAGIATLSLVLVFWVRSRIHEIGTLLAIGTSKRQIAEQIMIELLLIAIVALLGAMLSSQALSHHLTSNLLNNSSHVAGTLAVQPQAAPLASYLLAASLGLAVVVASGIVALAPILRRTPKQILTTLR, translated from the coding sequence ATGGCTATGCTAACGCGTGCGTGGACGGCCGTGGTACGCCGGCTCACGCGCAGTCTCATCATCCTGGCAGTGATAGCACTCATCTTTACATTGCTCATGAGCACAGTGGCAGTGCGACAGACAATGACAAACTTACGCTTGAATGTTGAGCGCAACATCCGCGCCGGTTTTAGCCTGAGCGGTACTAAAGGCGAAGGCTTACCAATAAAAGACGCCGATACGGTGCGGCGCCTCGCTGAGATAGGAGCGCGCAACTACCAAGTGCAAACAACCGCTCGACCAAATGGATTAACGTTGATTGACGGTGGTATTCAGCTCAGCAACGAAGCCGATGCCGCAGCCGGCGTCACTGGCACAACCGACAGCCAATCGCTCAGCCAATTTACCGGGCGGCTATACCAGCTGGAGCAGGGTAAACATATTAGCGAAAATACCCGGCAGGCAGCACTAGTCCACACGGCCTTTGCACAAAAGAACGGGTTAAAACTAGGCAACCGCATACAGCTACAGCAAGGCGACCGTCAGGTTGATCTTACTATCACCGGCATATTCAGCGGCAAAACCGACAAACCTGGTCCGCTACCGTCCGATCAGGCAGAAAACCAAATCATTACTTCTTTAGCGGCGGCGCAGCAACTATCTGGTTCTAAGCAGCTTACCCGCGCCACATACTTTTCCTCCAACCCGCGTGCTTTGCCAGACCTCGTCAGGCGCGTCAAAACTTTGCCGCTTGAGTGGAGCAAACTAGAATTAACCGATAATGCTGCGTCATTTGCCAACGTTATCAATAGCATCGCTAGCATTGAGCACATTCTAGCCATCGGTACGCTTGGCATTAGTCTCGCTGGAATAGCAACACTGTCGCTCGTGTTGGTTTTCTGGGTACGCAGCCGCATCCACGAGATTGGCACATTGCTCGCCATCGGCACAAGCAAACGGCAAATCGCCGAGCAAATAATGATTGAACTATTGCTTATCGCCATCGTCGCGCTGCTAGGCGCTATGCTTAGTAGCCAGGCACTATCGCACCATCTCACATCCAATCTATTGAATAACTCCAGCCATGTTGCCGGCACGCTGGCCGTTCAGCCGCAAGCTGCGCCACTCGCTAGCTACCTTCTCGCAGCCAGCCTTGGTCTTGCTGTAGTCGTCGCCTCCGGTATAGTAGCTCTCGCGCCTATTCTGCGCCGCACCCCGAAACAAATTTTAACCACATTACGATAG
- a CDS encoding response regulator transcription factor has translation MTHGDLETTHPTILLVEDEPALREGTGRFLRTRGYRVLTAEDGQSALAQIQQADIIILDIMLPDMTGLEVLEQLRQVSDVPVLIVTALGDEATQISSFNRLADDYVTKPFSLTVLDKRLQALLRRHPPLPKRWHYGKAEVDFAAYTSQYAGRDAALTPKEIQLLKLFVSHPGRVWSRQAILDALWTHEELPFDRVIDVYVKNLRKRLHLDCIVTVKGVGYRYEAPNVIS, from the coding sequence ATGACACACGGCGATCTGGAAACGACGCACCCCACAATTCTACTGGTTGAGGACGAACCGGCACTACGCGAAGGCACGGGGCGATTTCTGCGTACGCGCGGTTACCGAGTACTGACAGCAGAGGACGGACAATCGGCACTCGCTCAGATCCAGCAGGCTGATATCATCATACTTGATATTATGCTGCCAGACATGACGGGACTTGAAGTGCTTGAACAATTACGACAGGTAAGCGATGTCCCGGTGCTCATCGTAACCGCACTTGGCGACGAAGCTACCCAAATCAGCAGTTTTAATCGATTAGCGGACGATTATGTAACCAAACCGTTTTCGCTCACTGTTTTAGACAAACGCCTGCAAGCGCTATTACGCCGCCATCCGCCGCTACCGAAACGCTGGCATTATGGCAAAGCAGAGGTAGATTTCGCAGCTTATACTAGCCAATACGCAGGGCGCGACGCTGCCTTAACACCAAAAGAGATCCAGCTACTGAAATTATTCGTTAGTCACCCTGGACGCGTCTGGAGCCGGCAAGCAATACTGGATGCGCTATGGACACACGAGGAATTGCCATTTGACCGCGTCATTGACGTATACGTCAAAAATCTACGCAAACGACTACATCTTGATTGCATCGTCACTGTGAAGGGAGTCGGCTACCGCTATGAAGCGCCTAACGTTATTTCCTAA
- a CDS encoding ABC transporter ATP-binding protein, giving the protein MSTLTLDNIIYSYADGTSNVLNGISYDFQPGNFYAIVGQSGAGKSTLLGLLAGLDEPTGGQILFNDQNIADQGYSYHRKHTISLVFQNYNLIDYLTPLENLKLVNPKATAETLRSMGLDDDHIRRSVLKLSGGQQQRVAIARALVSDAPIILADEPTGNLDEATASDIIATLRSAAHDNGKCVIVVTHSKQLAKAADVVLKLRNKKLTKGYGEKR; this is encoded by the coding sequence ATGTCAACATTAACTCTCGACAACATTATCTACTCATACGCCGACGGTACGAGCAATGTGCTCAATGGCATTAGCTACGATTTCCAGCCAGGAAACTTCTACGCTATCGTCGGGCAATCCGGCGCCGGTAAATCAACATTGCTCGGGTTGCTCGCTGGTCTAGACGAACCGACCGGCGGGCAAATCCTCTTCAACGACCAAAATATTGCCGATCAGGGCTATTCATATCACCGCAAGCATACCATCTCGCTGGTTTTTCAAAACTACAATCTGATCGACTACCTAACACCATTAGAGAACCTGAAACTCGTCAATCCAAAAGCCACCGCCGAAACCTTGCGCAGCATGGGCTTGGATGACGACCATATCCGCCGCAGCGTTCTCAAACTATCCGGCGGACAGCAGCAACGCGTCGCAATTGCGCGCGCCCTTGTTTCCGACGCGCCAATTATTCTCGCCGACGAACCGACCGGCAACCTAGACGAAGCCACCGCCAGCGATATTATCGCTACTCTACGCTCAGCCGCTCATGACAACGGCAAATGCGTCATCGTCGTCACCCACAGCAAGCAGTTGGCAAAAGCGGCGGATGTAGTATTAAAGTTGCGCAATAAAAAGTTGACGAAAGGCTACGGGGAGAAAAGGTAG
- a CDS encoding ABC transporter permease has protein sequence MSFMHRAWLYVARKKLKSLIVLAILLVMATIMLSGFAIKHSTDHAAKELDKTLMTGATLGNNQRTNPGTNRGSGTVSSKDINAIKHLPGVTNYVARQQVLSDFPDTKLVSLPDGTSGYDTSKAAQFGNAADVLGVNTSELENKFRAGSIKLTSGRHIKPNDTHKILVHEKWAQKNGRKLGDTFTLKANPHDTDNRHNSTEKATVQIVGMFSGTNPRQATYQVELFENLFFTDIATTRTLSKDTEQTEIYQDATFFTKGAAQLDELLKQAEKLPINWRMYQLTKNSQELAGVTGAVKGVYSLIDGMLVATGFFSVVIISLVLFLWMNERKREAGVLLATGISKSNIVLQYIAEIVMIAVIAFGASFFTAGLVAQHVGDHIVNQAAHNAKQAGEAQLKGASLGANADSVISSRTLEKVSVQVAPSDLVAVWSVGLIIIIAAVLLASRPVTQSTPKELLTEVE, from the coding sequence ATGTCATTTATGCACCGAGCCTGGCTGTACGTCGCCAGGAAAAAACTAAAAAGCCTCATCGTACTGGCAATTTTGCTCGTGATGGCAACCATCATGCTGAGCGGGTTTGCCATCAAGCATTCAACCGACCATGCAGCTAAAGAGTTAGATAAAACACTCATGACGGGCGCTACCTTAGGTAATAATCAGCGGACAAACCCCGGGACGAACCGCGGATCTGGCACTGTATCCAGCAAAGATATCAATGCAATCAAACACCTGCCAGGAGTAACAAATTACGTAGCACGCCAGCAAGTCTTAAGCGATTTTCCCGATACCAAGTTAGTGTCACTACCGGACGGCACGAGCGGTTACGATACGAGCAAAGCGGCACAATTCGGCAACGCTGCTGATGTATTAGGCGTTAATACTTCAGAGCTGGAAAATAAATTCCGCGCCGGTTCAATTAAATTAACCTCCGGGCGGCATATCAAGCCAAACGATACGCACAAAATCCTCGTACACGAAAAATGGGCGCAGAAAAACGGACGCAAGCTTGGCGACACCTTTACGCTTAAAGCTAACCCGCACGACACCGACAACCGGCATAACTCAACAGAAAAAGCCACCGTACAAATCGTCGGAATGTTTAGCGGTACCAACCCACGCCAGGCTACTTACCAAGTCGAGCTGTTTGAGAATTTGTTCTTTACCGACATTGCTACCACACGCACGCTCAGTAAAGATACCGAGCAAACAGAAATTTACCAGGATGCTACATTCTTCACTAAAGGTGCTGCACAGCTTGACGAACTACTGAAGCAAGCGGAAAAATTACCAATTAACTGGCGCATGTATCAATTAACTAAAAATAGCCAAGAGTTAGCAGGCGTAACGGGTGCAGTCAAGGGCGTATACAGCCTCATTGACGGCATGTTGGTCGCAACCGGCTTCTTCAGTGTTGTTATCATCAGCCTCGTGTTATTCCTCTGGATGAACGAACGTAAACGCGAAGCAGGCGTATTACTCGCAACTGGCATCTCAAAATCAAACATCGTTTTGCAATACATCGCAGAGATAGTCATGATTGCGGTTATCGCTTTTGGCGCTTCGTTCTTCACAGCCGGATTAGTAGCACAACATGTAGGCGACCATATCGTCAATCAAGCGGCGCACAACGCCAAGCAAGCAGGCGAGGCACAGCTCAAAGGCGCATCACTTGGTGCTAATGCCGACTCGGTCATCTCGTCGCGCACGCTCGAAAAAGTTTCTGTGCAAGTAGCGCCAAGCGACCTCGTCGCAGTGTGGAGTGTCGGATTAATCATTATCATTGCTGCGGTACTGCTCGCGAGCCGACCAGTCACCCAATCAACGCCAAAAGAACTACTGACGGAGGTGGAGTAA
- the aspS gene encoding aspartate--tRNA(Asn) ligase → MKHLTAQELIEKGEHTTATLEGWVDTIRNQGKILFIVLRNEHGLFQGVVLKKNEKIFSTSKGLTDESVIRMSGSIQIQDAAPQGVELLVESIDILSKANSQLPIPVAEHAENEADLQNRLDWRWIDLRQNSKKLIFEIWTTMEQAARNYWVSNGYIEIHSPKLLGTPSEGAAELFELDYFGKKAYLAQSPQFYKQMAMASGFDKVFEVGPVFRANPSFTSRHDTEFTGYDMELSYIDSHYDIMDEEERWLEAMIRTVKEVHGKKIYDSYSRDVIVPTLPFPRIPLRDAKEMLAKKGVNSEKSDDLSPEEERALSEIIKEKYGHEFVFVTEYPVSARPFYHMRPEGDQTLTKSFDLLWNGIEITTGAQREHRYEQLMKQAEEKSLHKEPLEFYFNFFKYGCPPHGGIGLSPSRLLMKLLNVSNVREVTYLYRGPKRLTP, encoded by the coding sequence ATGAAACATCTAACCGCGCAAGAATTAATTGAAAAAGGCGAACACACTACCGCTACACTAGAGGGATGGGTGGATACAATACGTAATCAAGGAAAGATTTTATTTATCGTGCTACGAAATGAGCATGGATTATTTCAGGGAGTAGTGTTAAAAAAGAATGAGAAAATATTCAGTACCAGCAAGGGTTTAACCGACGAGTCCGTTATTCGTATGTCTGGCAGTATTCAAATTCAAGACGCCGCTCCGCAAGGAGTAGAGTTGCTAGTGGAATCTATAGACATATTGTCAAAAGCCAATTCACAACTTCCTATACCAGTTGCCGAACACGCAGAAAATGAAGCAGATCTGCAGAATAGGCTTGATTGGAGATGGATAGATTTACGCCAAAATAGCAAAAAGCTTATTTTTGAGATATGGACAACAATGGAACAAGCTGCGAGAAACTATTGGGTTTCAAACGGCTATATAGAAATTCACTCGCCTAAATTGCTCGGGACGCCAAGTGAGGGTGCAGCAGAACTATTTGAGCTAGATTACTTTGGCAAGAAGGCTTACCTTGCCCAGTCGCCACAATTCTATAAGCAAATGGCGATGGCATCTGGCTTTGATAAAGTGTTTGAGGTTGGTCCGGTTTTCCGGGCAAATCCATCGTTTACATCGCGCCATGATACTGAATTTACCGGTTATGACATGGAGCTTTCGTATATTGATTCACATTACGATATTATGGATGAGGAAGAACGTTGGCTTGAAGCGATGATTCGTACTGTTAAGGAGGTGCATGGTAAGAAAATTTACGATAGCTACAGCAGAGATGTCATCGTTCCGACGCTTCCCTTTCCTCGTATACCGCTTCGTGATGCAAAAGAAATGTTAGCGAAGAAAGGAGTCAACTCAGAAAAATCTGATGACTTAAGTCCGGAGGAAGAGCGAGCTCTCTCTGAGATTATAAAAGAAAAGTACGGGCATGAATTTGTATTTGTAACAGAATACCCTGTGTCAGCTCGCCCTTTCTATCACATGAGGCCTGAAGGAGATCAAACGCTTACAAAAAGCTTTGACTTATTATGGAACGGCATAGAGATAACAACCGGCGCTCAGCGTGAGCATCGCTATGAGCAACTAATGAAGCAGGCAGAAGAAAAAAGCTTGCACAAAGAACCACTTGAATTTTATTTCAACTTCTTTAAGTACGGTTGCCCGCCTCATGGAGGTATTGGTCTCAGCCCAAGCCGGCTCTTGATGAAACTGCTAAACGTCTCTAACGTACGTGAAGTAACCTATCTTTATAGAGGACCGAAGCGGTTGACGCCATAA
- a CDS encoding STAS domain-containing protein, translating into MRNRLPSVFRYKLQYLPYDMVAALVVTAVTVPSALALAVIVGVPPVMGLYAAMIAPIVFGLLAHTRRLVVGPNSPTAILVASGAALVAAAGTAEYMNAVFVLGLIAGAILILLGVARFGFLSDLISRPVMIGFLAGVGVQIVVLQLAALLGVKVAGHGEIWHYIGSIMAQMPSINGMTVTVSILVIGTMIVFHRTRVPGELVGLVVAALFAIIFHVQDFGVAFAGELPRGLPRFMLPHVDFDLVTVLLPTALSIVVVSLVQSTTMIRNLASDHDEDVALNRDFVALGVSSIATSLFQGFLANATPSRTQVASNAGMRSQMTTILSGIMVGGLLLWGGSLFRYVPQAALAAIVCVIGFQLIRFRELRNLWMVRYEEFVVAMIALVCTVLFGVQLGVLIAVTVSLMERLRRQYRPHDTILLRDGVLSDWAKERLGREQKIPHDVLVYGFDESLFFENVNYFVARLKRAIMRARHAVRYVVIDAGAIDDIDYTAIEELKRLYRELSEDGIAIAFAHMSPSLRAQFDIYGMTDIIGERNLYATLTKALAHPASPPARDMILDLNLDPAQYVVVGGAVLDMLHLRDTHDVDIVVSNEIYEQFRAQKTWHEATWTSGKRVLVRGQYTLMKTWMGWPLRQLQRDAERIEQIPCVSTERLIDAKRRIGRRKDVSDITLLRSRRSKRRLQ; encoded by the coding sequence ATGCGTAACAGGTTACCGAGCGTGTTCCGGTATAAGCTGCAGTACTTGCCGTACGATATGGTTGCAGCGCTTGTAGTGACAGCGGTGACTGTGCCGAGCGCGTTAGCGCTTGCTGTAATCGTCGGTGTGCCGCCAGTGATGGGTCTGTATGCGGCGATGATCGCGCCGATTGTATTTGGATTGTTGGCGCATACGCGGCGGTTAGTAGTCGGTCCGAACTCGCCGACAGCGATTTTAGTGGCGTCCGGTGCGGCGTTGGTTGCGGCAGCGGGTACGGCTGAGTATATGAACGCGGTATTTGTACTCGGGCTGATCGCCGGCGCGATACTGATACTACTCGGCGTGGCGCGGTTCGGGTTTTTGTCGGATTTAATTTCGCGCCCGGTAATGATTGGTTTTTTGGCAGGCGTAGGCGTGCAGATTGTCGTATTGCAATTGGCGGCATTATTGGGCGTGAAAGTTGCGGGGCACGGTGAAATATGGCATTACATCGGCTCAATTATGGCGCAAATGCCGTCAATCAACGGCATGACGGTGACAGTATCAATCCTTGTCATTGGTACGATGATAGTGTTTCACCGCACGCGCGTGCCCGGCGAATTGGTTGGATTAGTTGTAGCAGCGTTATTTGCAATAATATTTCATGTACAGGACTTCGGCGTGGCGTTTGCGGGAGAATTACCGCGCGGACTGCCGCGATTTATGTTGCCGCATGTTGATTTTGATTTGGTAACGGTATTGCTGCCGACAGCGTTGTCGATCGTTGTGGTATCGCTAGTGCAGTCTACGACGATGATTCGTAATTTAGCGAGCGACCACGATGAGGACGTGGCGCTGAACCGTGATTTTGTGGCGCTTGGCGTATCGTCGATTGCGACGTCGCTGTTCCAAGGATTCTTGGCGAACGCGACGCCATCGCGTACGCAGGTGGCAAGCAATGCGGGTATGCGTTCGCAGATGACGACAATTCTGTCCGGTATCATGGTCGGCGGGCTACTGCTGTGGGGCGGATCGTTGTTTCGCTACGTGCCGCAAGCAGCGTTAGCGGCGATTGTGTGCGTTATTGGGTTTCAACTGATTCGATTTCGTGAATTGCGTAATTTGTGGATGGTGCGCTACGAAGAGTTTGTTGTTGCGATGATTGCGTTAGTATGCACGGTGCTGTTCGGTGTACAGCTCGGCGTGCTGATTGCGGTAACAGTGTCGCTGATGGAGCGCTTGCGCCGGCAATATCGCCCGCACGATACGATTTTGCTGCGCGACGGTGTACTATCGGATTGGGCGAAAGAGCGTCTTGGCCGCGAGCAAAAAATACCGCACGACGTGTTGGTGTACGGATTCGACGAATCGCTGTTTTTTGAGAATGTGAATTATTTTGTAGCGCGGCTTAAGCGAGCGATTATGCGGGCGCGCCATGCGGTGCGCTACGTGGTGATTGACGCCGGTGCGATTGACGACATTGACTACACGGCGATTGAAGAGTTGAAACGGTTGTACCGCGAGCTGAGCGAAGATGGAATTGCTATTGCTTTTGCGCATATGTCGCCGAGCCTGCGCGCGCAGTTTGATATTTACGGCATGACAGATATCATCGGCGAGCGGAATTTATACGCAACGCTAACGAAAGCGCTGGCTCATCCGGCGAGCCCGCCGGCGCGCGATATGATTTTAGACCTGAACCTTGACCCAGCGCAGTATGTTGTGGTCGGCGGCGCGGTGCTTGATATGCTGCATTTGCGCGATACGCATGACGTTGATATTGTCGTATCAAACGAGATTTACGAACAATTCCGCGCGCAAAAAACCTGGCACGAAGCCACTTGGACAAGCGGTAAGCGCGTGCTCGTACGCGGGCAGTATACGCTTATGAAAACGTGGATGGGCTGGCCGCTGCGGCAATTGCAGCGCGACGCCGAGCGTATTGAGCAAATTCCTTGCGTATCCACCGAGCGGCTTATTGACGCTAAGCGGCGCATCGGGCGGCGCAAAGATGTTTCTGATATAACGCTATTGCGCTCGCGGCGGTCAAAGCGGCGTTTGCAATAG
- a CDS encoding DUF2089 family protein, which translates to MSTNKLPQWLTLLTEEDLEFTRQFIINSGSLKEMAKYYNVSYPTIRLRLDKLIQKASSSPLDNDTFTSLVKQLALDGEVSYEAAKKLINFHRKERR; encoded by the coding sequence ATATCTACGAACAAACTTCCTCAGTGGCTGACCTTATTAACCGAAGAAGATCTTGAATTCACAAGGCAATTTATTATTAATTCGGGCTCTCTAAAAGAAATGGCTAAATATTACAATGTCTCTTATCCAACTATTCGGTTACGCCTAGACAAGTTGATTCAAAAAGCTTCTAGCAGCCCGCTGGACAACGATACGTTTACCAGCTTAGTTAAACAACTGGCTCTTGATGGTGAAGTGTCCTACGAAGCAGCTAAAAAACTAATTAATTTCCATAGAAAAGAGCGGAGATAA
- a CDS encoding D-alanyl-D-alanine carboxypeptidase family protein gives MSKITSKNINIQNKRILTYDDMAAVQPGNSQEPLVDVRTYSPTIIAEYEQSDMHAYTGSLIIVRDTVAQRLARVNNTLQEDDLRLRIVYGYRHPNVQQAYFRKRKAALRKDNPEMPEYDLIRLTHDFIAVPDVAGHPMGAAVDLTIVDKNDKPLDMGSSIANYSNLDIIKTYAAGLSANQIANRRRLHDAMIAEGFAPFYGEWWHFSYGDREWAAFYGRTALYGPVDFRIKANQ, from the coding sequence ATGTCAAAGATCACATCAAAAAACATCAATATACAGAACAAACGAATCTTGACATACGATGATATGGCAGCTGTTCAGCCAGGCAATAGCCAAGAGCCATTGGTTGATGTACGAACATATAGTCCGACGATAATTGCAGAATACGAACAATCTGATATGCACGCCTATACCGGCAGCCTGATTATCGTACGCGATACTGTCGCTCAAAGATTAGCCAGGGTCAATAACACCCTGCAAGAAGATGATTTGCGGCTGCGTATCGTATATGGCTATCGCCACCCAAACGTTCAGCAGGCATACTTTCGCAAACGCAAAGCAGCCTTACGAAAAGATAATCCGGAAATGCCTGAGTACGATTTAATACGCTTAACTCACGATTTCATCGCCGTACCAGACGTTGCCGGACATCCAATGGGCGCAGCGGTCGACTTAACGATCGTAGACAAGAATGATAAACCTCTTGATATGGGAAGCTCTATAGCCAATTACTCTAATCTGGATATCATCAAAACATACGCAGCAGGACTATCCGCTAACCAAATTGCCAACCGTCGGCGCCTCCATGATGCGATGATCGCCGAAGGTTTCGCGCCATTCTACGGCGAATGGTGGCACTTTTCGTATGGCGACCGCGAATGGGCGGCATTTTACGGTAGGACAGCTTTATACGGTCCAGTAGATTTTAGGATTAAGGCAAATCAGTAA
- a CDS encoding aspartate/glutamate racemase family protein, with amino-acid sequence MQKHILIIGGMGPQASIHAHKRLIETYQEHYQNTGNSDYPRITHLSLNVEDFISDETKKEAAKNYILTCLKEIDMSSVDVGFIACNTAHILYDDIQAATRGKLISLISLAQKQFRGRHVGLVASPTTIRQRLYGDDVLTPDSASIKAIEEIIRSVISGTPSNKLTPVLEREVQKLHARGAEVIVLGCTELSVVGSHLKLNYILDPIELIVHEVIDK; translated from the coding sequence ATGCAAAAGCACATCCTTATCATTGGCGGCATGGGTCCGCAAGCAAGCATCCATGCCCATAAGCGCTTGATTGAAACCTATCAAGAGCATTATCAAAATACCGGTAACAGTGACTATCCACGCATCACCCATTTATCACTTAACGTGGAGGACTTTATATCCGATGAAACAAAAAAGGAAGCTGCAAAAAACTATATTTTGACATGCCTGAAAGAGATTGACATGTCATCGGTTGATGTAGGTTTTATCGCCTGTAACACTGCTCATATATTGTATGACGACATCCAAGCGGCCACCAGAGGCAAGCTCATTTCGCTCATTAGTCTTGCACAAAAACAGTTTAGGGGTAGACATGTTGGTCTTGTCGCATCACCGACAACTATTAGACAACGCTTATATGGCGACGACGTATTAACGCCCGATAGCGCTAGCATAAAGGCGATAGAAGAAATTATTCGCAGCGTGATCTCTGGCACGCCAAGCAATAAGCTTACACCAGTACTTGAGCGTGAAGTACAAAAACTCCACGCCCGCGGCGCCGAAGTTATCGTTCTCGGCTGCACCGAACTGTCAGTAGTTGGGAGTCATTTAAAGCTTAACTACATCCTTGATCCAATTGAGCTGATTGTACACGAGGTGATAGACAAATAA